The following DNA comes from Pseudomonas marginalis.
CCTCCAGCTTAGCCAACACTTCATCACGCAGGTCCGGGGTGGCCATCGGGAAGCCCAGCTTGGCGCGAGCCAGCAGGTAGGCTTGGGCGACGGAACGCGCCAGGGTGCGTACACGCAGGATGTATTGCTGGCGCGCGGTTACCGAGATGGCACGGCGGGCGTCCAGCAGGTTGAAGGTATGGGAGGCCTTCAACACCATTTCATAGCTCGGCAACGGCAGCGGCTGGTCGAGTTCGATCAGGCGCTTGGCTTCGCTTTCATAGAAGTCGAACAGTTCGAACAGCTTGTCGACGTTGGCGTGTTCGAAGTTGTAGGTCGATTGCTCCACTTCGTTCTGGTGGAACACATCGCCATAGGTCACTTTGCCGAACGGGCCGTCAGCCCACACCAGGTCGTAGACCGAATCCACGCCCTGCAGGTACATGGCCAGGCGCTCGAGGCCGTAGGTGATCTCGCCGGTCACCGGGTAGCACTCGATGCCACCGGCCTGTTGGAAGTAGGTGAACTGGGTGACTTCCATGCCATTGAGCCAGACTTCCCAGCCCAGGCCCCAGGCGCCGAGGGTGGGCGACTCCCAGTTGTCTTCGACGAAACGGATGTCGTGCACCAGCGGGTCGAGGCCCACGTGCTTGAGCGAGCCCAGGTACAGTTCCTGGAAGTTGTCCGGGTTCGGCTTCAGGACTACCTGGAACTGATAGTAGTGCTGCAGACGGTTCGGGTTTTCGCCGTAGCGGCCGTCAGTCGGGCGACGACTGGGCTGCACATAAGCGGCGTTCCAGGTTTCCGGGCCGATGGCCCGCAGGAATGTAGCGGTGTGGAAAGTGCCGGCGCCTACTTCCATATCGTAGGGCTGAAGTACCACACAACCTTGCTCGGCCCA
Coding sequences within:
- the glyQ gene encoding glycine--tRNA ligase subunit alpha — its product is MSQPTPAVRTFQDLILALQQYWAEQGCVVLQPYDMEVGAGTFHTATFLRAIGPETWNAAYVQPSRRPTDGRYGENPNRLQHYYQFQVVLKPNPDNFQELYLGSLKHVGLDPLVHDIRFVEDNWESPTLGAWGLGWEVWLNGMEVTQFTYFQQAGGIECYPVTGEITYGLERLAMYLQGVDSVYDLVWADGPFGKVTYGDVFHQNEVEQSTYNFEHANVDKLFELFDFYESEAKRLIELDQPLPLPSYEMVLKASHTFNLLDARRAISVTARQQYILRVRTLARSVAQAYLLARAKLGFPMATPDLRDEVLAKLEAAQ